The following proteins come from a genomic window of Synechococcus sp. NB0720_010:
- the csaB gene encoding polysaccharide pyruvyl transferase CsaB, with amino-acid sequence MIALCSGVPQSVLLCGYYGEHNLGDDALLQAVLGELPEAWTPVVTAFDQDQVRQLHGVETVQRRDLKAVLSCLRACDALVLGGGSLLQDSTSFKSLIYYASLITAARFQGKAVVLWAQGLGPLQRKRTRALVRLLLQMTTAVSWRDPESATLARRLGCDGEHAADAVWMLPQQQWLGRGGPIVVCWRPTPLLQGSDWSPYLQALDQLSTEADREVLWLPFHRNQDADLLEQFRREGLMPESLSRRSRQLSASHPREAMAVFRSSGLVLAMRLHALILAALSGAPVSALSYDPKVQACADQLQSEALDLRQRGRTAEECLTLWRSSLDGPPASRVIASIRSTVELHRRILRAALCR; translated from the coding sequence GTGATCGCGCTATGCAGTGGTGTGCCTCAGTCCGTTCTGCTCTGCGGCTACTACGGCGAACACAACCTTGGCGATGACGCCCTGTTGCAGGCTGTCCTTGGGGAGCTGCCTGAAGCTTGGACGCCTGTCGTCACGGCGTTTGACCAGGACCAGGTGCGGCAGTTGCACGGCGTTGAGACGGTGCAGCGCCGTGACCTCAAGGCCGTTCTTTCCTGTTTGAGAGCCTGCGATGCCCTGGTCTTGGGCGGCGGAAGCCTGCTGCAGGACAGCACCAGTTTTAAAAGCCTGATCTACTACGCCAGCTTGATTACCGCCGCCCGATTCCAGGGCAAGGCGGTGGTGCTCTGGGCCCAGGGACTCGGTCCACTTCAACGCAAGCGAACGCGGGCCCTGGTGCGTCTGCTGCTCCAGATGACGACTGCCGTGAGTTGGCGTGATCCTGAATCGGCGACCTTGGCTCGCCGTCTGGGGTGCGACGGCGAGCACGCTGCGGATGCGGTTTGGATGTTGCCGCAGCAGCAGTGGCTCGGCCGTGGTGGACCAATCGTGGTCTGCTGGCGGCCAACGCCCTTGCTCCAGGGCAGTGATTGGAGTCCTTATCTCCAGGCTCTGGACCAGTTATCCACAGAGGCAGACCGCGAGGTGCTGTGGCTTCCTTTCCATCGCAACCAGGACGCTGATCTGTTGGAGCAATTCCGCCGGGAGGGGTTGATGCCCGAGAGCTTATCGAGGCGCAGTCGCCAACTCAGCGCGAGCCATCCCAGGGAGGCGATGGCCGTGTTTCGCTCCTCTGGTCTGGTTCTGGCGATGCGCCTGCATGCCTTGATTCTGGCGGCCCTCTCCGGTGCTCCGGTCAGCGCCCTGAGCTACGACCCCAAGGTCCAGGCCTGCGCTGATCAACTCCAGTCTGAGGCTTTGGACTTGCGCCAGCGCGGCCGGACTGCTGAGGAGTGCTTGACGCTTTGGCGCAGCAGCTTGGATGGTCCTCCGGCGAGCAGGGTGATCGCCTCGATCCGCTCGACGGTGGAGCTGCATCGACGCATCCTGCGTGCCGCCCTATGTCGCTGA
- a CDS encoding thioredoxin family protein gives MAPTVLKFSSEDCGTCHRMSHYDGKVAEELGCSFVSVMLQDTETYRRYRKVLLAQYPNKEGMGWPTYLVVEDPDGEFMIHGELKGGMPKGDFRTKLAALLPNL, from the coding sequence ATGGCACCCACAGTCCTCAAGTTCAGTTCCGAGGATTGCGGCACCTGCCATCGGATGAGCCACTACGACGGCAAGGTTGCTGAAGAACTGGGGTGCAGCTTTGTCAGCGTGATGTTGCAGGACACCGAGACCTATCGCAGATACAGAAAGGTCCTGCTTGCGCAGTATCCCAACAAGGAAGGAATGGGCTGGCCGACCTACCTCGTGGTGGAAGACCCCGACGGTGAGTTCATGATCCACGGTGAACTCAAAGGCGGGATGCCCAAGGGTGACTTCCGCACCAAACTCGCGGCACTCCTGCCCAATCTTTGA